The segment GCCCAATCTTAGCGGGTGcttgaggagttctaaatggtgcAGATGACTGGGACTGATTTCCTCGAGCTTTATTTCCACTGGTAGGTACACTTCCTATCTACACACCTGTCTTACCACGAAGAGCATGACTAAGGTTCAGCTCAACTAATCTGGCCTTCACCATGACTATCTCCATTGAAGCTGGCTCGAATACCCTCACACCTCCATTGATACGGTCATTCAAACCTCTTAAGAAATGTTGGACAAGAATAGCCTTGTCATTACCAATTCTggcatattgtttgagctcatagaacgtATTATCATACTAGTCTACTATCATCCCATATTGAcgcaaggcataaaactcatctacTCGAATCtgtctccactggggtgagagaaatcgtggcttgaatctctctagaaatagttcccatgtgatggtgttaatgaatacaccgatcttctcctcctctaatctccaccagattgaagcaaatttatttagacgcataatagcacatcttggcTTGGTGTTACTGttgtatggaaacatagcgaaacaccggTCCAAGccgataagccaagtctctgcctcaagacgagtacccataccatcaaagtaaggaggattggacctcatcaagtcctttatatgacccaaggaaggtggatcttAGACAGCTGGAATATCCCCTCAccttggtgatctctctctctctctctctctctctctctcctttggaaCTTGTTGAAGCGGCTCCTCAACCTAAGCATGAATAGGTTGCTCAAACTCAGGCttttggcctaacctagccagaacctcctgaaacatctgtttcagctcttccctttcgaaaACATGTTCTCCTGCATGCTGAGAGTTCTAATGAATAGATTGTTCCTACTCTTGATGAACTGACTATtccggctcaacactcacatgagtgggtggtggtgaaggactgtgatggtaAGAACCATGGCCAGGtcttccacctctgcctcctttgcgaccacccatatggccacctcctctagctttcttagccatgacctggtaccataaaagagaaaacggttcagatccaTAGCTAGGATAAGACATGAGAGATACGAACATttatgacctaagcaagatggtcagCTGAAAGGCatactacaaacccagagtacccagtgttgaaatttgggctctgataccaaatgtaatgccctgccaggaaccctaaaaaaaaaacacaactaggcaactaaagggtgaaataatttttttttgttaaagactaagtgcactaactaaaaccattgcacgtttaacaacacaatggaagtctatcatatgttttcctaagggtaaccaacgaagattaatttcgtagataatattaacaccacagttaatccatttaattagataaattgaatacttatGTTTAAAATTACACACACGtccaaatttcataataaggaaataaaagtattccaatgcatccaATTTccataacattcatttcactgacataataatattacaatatccataaatacatggcttccaataataccactgattacaaagataccatatcaaggttacataagagtctgatacaatgaccacaagttctcaactgaacaatgatctcgaacaaaagctggtacataaaccacgaaccaagaaacaccagcgaagcctttcctcacttgAAGACACAATCTAGATCATCTGATGGGAAGtaccactaccacccgaccatgcgatcctgaaatggaaccaccccaccgtgctaggagatagtagaaaaccctcaagcaagcaaagtaagacaagtacaaaaggactacaagactctgcaaacatccatgtgactcaactcacaaaacattagtgactctaagaagagagtgtcatcgcatagcttgatggttaccatggtacagcctccataggtcccgccCCCATCCTCGCGtttctcttggtaacctctcctgagcctctagttccaactaagtctaatgcagaccctaccaatcctttcatgaagacaaggtggtaagtttgccatttctggccttcttgtaacattatgagccctgtacaaggactcacctatgcacgaggtacatttatcttaattaatatttaatctgcccaccccctaatcaattattaggttatcactttttaactaactctcaacaggttatcctgtcatccactttgggaaTGACCtgcacttgaaagccactctctctcctaggacactaacaagaaatgtttctctctacgagaactctatggcgaaatagacaaccataaacaatcctgacaagcacagatgaaggatacacaaataccaacccaggATTTGACCATTTCGACAAGAATACACAATGgttcatatcaaataggttatacaacaacacccgATCTAGCAGAAATAATAACATAgaacacaatgacaattcaactaGAATACCCATGAAATTTAAGCTTGACTAAAAATATCATTTACACAAGATCTcattacaagcaatcttttcttaaaacagtcAAAGAATAAATTAGTAGCAAATAAATATTTTTCCAATAAAAAGAAAATACAACTACTGAATACAAAAatatccatcttgtcatttgtccaaaaagatttaaaataaaaataattctcctaatgtattttcaatatatttatagaaattaacattccaaactataattaaataatgtttaaaataacatttaaaatattataataactaccaaaagaaaaacatatctaatatataaatatatatgtatataaatacatatatgaatatacatatatctatttatatacatatataatataacacataataaattttatttatccaacCCCTGGGTACGAAACCCGGAATAGTCAAACTGCAGTATGCACAGGgtttagaaattaatttaaaaaaaaattaaaaccactTTAAAATTTGTAAAAATCCCTTATCACTGTAGCCTAAGCTACCGCCAGTAGCTAGTACTACTATCTGGTAGCACCGCTACCATCCGGTAGCACAACTACCATAGGTCGCTGCTAtcgccggtagcactgctaccatcggtagtactgtgtactacTTTTGGAAGcagatgctaccgtaggtagttttttttaatatatatatatatatatatattttacttttttttataatttgttttttttatattttttttaacaaaataataaaaacaatattttttccAACAATaccattttaataaaattttaacaaataataataaagaaaaaaaatatttttccaataattccattttcacagaatttaatccttcttcatatatatattttttaaaatttaattaacccaaataaatttaatgtgtaattaaatttattttcttaaggtaattaaaaccatttctcaggtaaataccttttctcacaaatcttgcaatttccatgcatcctaaaatttgacaaattttctataataatttctcttaactttctcaaaattacatacttcccataaattagaaatacacatcaggcatggattttaaaacaaatcttgaattcaccagaagagagtttgcatttaaaaataactttacacacacacaacaattagagaaaaatagaaatatttactaaaaacccacaactaagaatttatccaacctagtatagctttcctagaagaaatctatagaagagccctaatcccttcaataacttccaataaaatttcttcacctaaattctggACCTGTttctgtgtaactaaaataaagaactaacccctatttaaactataattctaggttcaatagctttttcacaaaaaacctaaatttagaataatagtaatttttattttattttctaaatttatcacatgcaataattaaaaaacattattctttcttttcttttctcatgcacattaattaattttctaaataaagaattaaaacaatattttaattctaattaatccttttattcatttatttaattataactttagaaaataataaatataattaatctaatttatttttaaaataaaaatatatttctaataccatgcagcttaatttaataatttctttaattaactaaatttataatctcaatgcataaaaaatacaataatgagataatttcataaacttaattatttaattaattaaatttactaaaacactcaaattaagcaaatctcaagcaattacccataaaagataaaatgacaaaatacgaaggctgaacaaactaacaagacgaccaactgacaacactcgcatgagtgtaactaagtaaaatagggtctACTACTATCTcgtccacttccatcggaaaatataaggcacgctcagacctgtgaagccaggtggagatgataccccgtacctacccggtacttgtacttgcaatatcttgcatcaccaaaccacacatgcatatatatacaatatagaaaacacgacatacacactgatgaaggagaatcgtgacattccctgtctcaccgaaatgagtgaaggaaaatcatccccttgcatccaatacactcgcaaacacacaacatataagtacacattgcatagataaagtaacaTGTCAgttatagcaataatccataaaatgccataaatcacaagtactgaaatactgcaaataaattatacatctcatctctagATAAggaataatgtcataaaaatttgaataacatatcatggtaatgtatccactaaaaaaaaacaaccaataataaaatatgagtctaatgagttcaaactagtaggggtactataGGCATGGTATGGTTCTAAAAAGTAACTTTTAAACTATAgcttttagtaatgcctattcaaacttcatttttaagatttgggtattaaaataaatttggAATGTAGACTTTAAGCActatattttctattatttttttttttaaagaatcattctttaagtgcctcaaatactTAGGTCAAACAGGACGAaatcaaaaaaaaagggaaaaaccttccactttttggccaaaaagtggacacaacttcttgcaggaACCTATAATATACTGCTCGAAAGAGCCAATTATCTCATTGGCTTGAGATATGATATTTTTAATGGTCCATGATGGGGAGGATAGACCCTTTAGGCATTTAACAATGTTATTAATATCTCCCTCGAGCCAAACTTTACTAAATCACAACGATTTAACCAGGGCAAGGGTTTGGTAAGCAGCCATGGCCTTGGCTAAGTGGTTAGTTTGTGATCCCTTGGGAAGTTCCACCACCGCAATACAATAGCAAGCctcatttcttatcactcccccacacctagcCAGCCCCAAGTTTTAAAACATAGCCACATTGTTGCTAATATACATTTTTTCGTAATGAACTGAATAATTCCCATATTTTAAATATTCAATACTGAAGATGTAAGTCATCATTGATTCCATTAAATATAAGTCAATATCAATTGATGCAGCTCTAATAGTGGTATGtacactaaaaataaaaatatctataAAGTTTTATATGATAAATAAAAACCATATGAATATCAATTGATATCAATAGGTATACACCTTAACAATGATAAACATCAATTTTATGTTGTAGCTAGTTATATTTGTGTTATATTATTGTTAAATTATTTATATGTAACACGTGCATTATGTATCATATATTGAAAACATATTAAAGTTTCAATGGTACTTTTAAGATTACAATTCAAATTGTATAGGAATTGAGTTAAATTACAAAAACAAATTAAATCATATGCATGCAGTATATCGATACAAGCAAGCAATTATGTGCATGTGTGGGGGGGAGAAACTATTCCAAGAATATAGCTTTTAATTAGAAGAGATTCTACATAATGAATGCCCATCTCAAAACTCTACACCAGAAAGCCCCCACCCCCTCCATTTGATAGAAGCTCTAATTAATAGAAAGAATAAATGAAAATATAGAGAgattattgagaaaatatattttttcacaATGACTTGAATAATTCCCATATATTTCATATTTAGCATTGAAGATATGAGTCATCACTAATCACATCAAATATGTTCATGCAAATCTAGATAGATTCTATGCATAGAAGGAGAAGTGGTAATTTTATTGAGATTAAATAAAACATAGATAGATCTTTCATTTACATATCTATAAGTATGCCTTAAtccaattacttaattaaatttaacttcTTACAATGTACTTCAAAACTAATTTAGAAAAGTGTCTAGCCTAGTACAAAATGAGGTAGTATCAAATAACAATATGATAGAAATCATGAGAAAAAGTTACAAACGACAGATATCGATATGTTTTAAAAATTTCTTACAAATCTTATTATTGCAAAATAGACTAAATTGTCAATAAcaaaattgtaaattttttaatgatTCATTATATATTTTTACTTATTTATTAATTGACTATTTAGATGTTGAAAAATGAACAGAATATTTAAGAATAAATTATATGTTACAAACAACATTATTTTCAATTAAGTATTTGAATGAAGAAATATACTATTGAAAATCTCAACCAtataaaacaacaataaataaGTATATTATAAGGAAATGTGAATCTTcctataaaataaatattagaaatTCTCTGCAAAACTTGTAATTTTAATTCTATCTTCGCACTTTCACTTTTGAGAGGTCCATGTGGAGATGTTGCTGTCAGAGTAATTCAACCAAGGCCTCATCACTGATATATTCCAAAGCATACTTATTGATACACAAATATACTGATATATTTCTCTTTATCGTTTGCAAACTATTTTGGACCAGCACACGATTGGACGCGGACAGATTTTAGGAAGCACAAATTGAATAGTCTAATTGAAGGATGAATGATCAACAGGGGGGAAGATCTTTGGGAGGAGGAAGAAGAGATTGAGATCTGCCACCATTTCCATTTAAAACAACCCACGCCATCTTCAATCCCCAGCTGGTATGCAGCTCGAGATGACAATGCATGAACCACACTCCTGCAAAAAACATACACACAATCGGATATATGTTTATACGAAAGAAGCACAAATCTTTGAATCAGATGAGCGATTGAAGCTAACATTACGTAATGATATTAATACCTGGATTATCAGCTAGGAATCTGAGAGCCACCCAACCTCCACTGGGAACTCCAACTGTGTTTCTCTCCGGAGGATCCACCAGATTAAAGTTAGATGGGTCAGTGCTTGCATTGTAGTTTCCCATACCCTGACCCACTATGAAGAAGTTGAAGCCGTGCAGATGCAGAGGATGGCTCTCGAATGTCACAATGCTGGTGTCCTGCAGAACTAGCTGTACGCTAGTGTTAAAGGGAAGCACTTCGACTCTGGTGTCGTTGAGGGTCTGTGTGTTGTTAGGCGGCGTGCCGGTGTAGTTGAAAGGAAATGGCGGATTGTCAGggaaggtggtattgtaaactccaTTGGACTGATTAAAGTAGTATGCTTGAAGAAGAGCGGTGGAGGGAAGAATGAAGGATATGTTGTTAATGGAGGCTGCAAATTTGGTACCGTTGGGGCCTTGACATGTCTGTCCTTGGGGACACGGATTTAGCCCCAACCCCACTGTGAATAGGAACTGTTTATCCATCTTCTGAGGGACAGCTGCTGCAGGAAATTTCGGATTGCCCAAGCTTCTCATCTTTTGGCTAAAATTGGCGGCAAAGGAGGTATCGTTGGGGGCTGGAAGCGTCGGTTTCATCATAGGAAGAGAGGATGAGGATGAATTAGCTGCTGTCACATAGTCTAACACTCCAGCACTGCTTGAGTTATCAAAAGCTGCTGTTCCCGTAGCGAATGGGCCTGCTAACATGAGGAATGTGGCATTGGGTGGCTGAGACATAGCTGTCAAGAGGACGTTGGTAGTCTGACCAGGAGTGATGAGAACAACATTGGTTTGAAAAGGCTTGACATACACAGCATCCGCTTCTACTACAGTCAATGTGTGGTTGGCTATTGCGAAAAACAGGTCACTATTAAGTGCAGCATTAACTATACGCAGTAGGTAAGTTTTCCCAGGGTTCACTTTGAGCCTGAATGTATCTGCATTACACAACAGAGGAAACTTTTGTTACATTTACATATAAACAAATGAACAATAGCGACCAGTCTAGTTATGTTTCATCCAGTTTAATAGCCCACCCTCACCGTTGGTAGAGCAGTTATACATTAGTCCAGGGAGCCCGTTGATGGTATATGCATCTGACACATTAGCTTGGGCACCACTTTGCATTGCTTGATTGATAACAGTCTCAGTGTCTGCATTCCACCACTCCCCTGTAATTTGCAACACATTATCAACAACagtattttcattataaatttagGACTATGTGCGTACAATGGCAACACATTATCAACGAGTACTGAAGGGCATACCAAAAACAATAGGCACTTCCTGGTGTGGGCGAGGGAATGGATAAGAAGCATTCTTCTTGGGATAGATGATAATGGGCCCATGTATGCTTGCTCGCAACCATGAGATGTGGGCATGCCACCACAGTGTTCCTCTCTGCCTTTTGACAATAAACTTGTACACATAACTTTGCCCGGTTTGAATTGGACACTGAGTGACATAAGCAGGACCATCCGCCCATCCAGATCTAAGCTGCCGAATTCCATGCCTGAGTAATTCATAGGAATTCCTTAGGTGCACCCACCAAAGGGACATCgacatataatattatttttattatgtaaataactGAGTAGCGGGAGCAGAAGAGATACCAATGTATGCTAATATTGTTTTTAACATTATTTGTCACTTTGATAACCACGCGATCTCCTTCTCGAGCAACTACTGGAGGCCCTGGATATTGCCCGTTGACAGTCAAGAGAGCTTTCGTAGTGCAGAGACGAGTCACATTCGTCATTTGGATCTGAAGATATTTAGAACAAAGAATCAATCATGGCTATCTGTAAAAATTTAATACTTTCCTAAACAATAAAAAATTCAGCTCATTCCATAGAAATATATAGCCCACAGTGAAATTGTAGCGCCGTGTAATCATAGTATGTTTCGCTGAAACAAATTGAACAGTGAACCACAATGCTAAAAGTGGCAGCAAGAGGCGGCCACAAAAAGTCTGCATTGCTAGAATCATGCAATAGTTCCTCTTTCAGAATCTGATCACAACTTAAACAGGCTAAATAAGTATTTGCCAAATTGTTTCTGACCTGAGATACAGGGATTAAATCAGCTGTTAGGTCCTTTCGCTTTTGTTGGGTAGGTTGGTAGGTAGTACTGATATTTTAACACGATTATAAATTCATATGAATTTAGTGTTAGTAACTGAATTTATCTATTTCATTTTCTTGGCTTTCTATCTGGAGTGGCAACCAAGTAAAGCATGAGCCCGTTGAACAACACCATATTTTCCATGGTCACTAAAATCCATGTAATGACCTATTTCGGTATACCAACCACTGCTCATATTTTTGTTACAGGGTTCACATCCATTCAATCCTGCCTGGTCAAAATAAAGTCTTGCCGACTTAGTCCAAGCCTCCACTCCCTGTCTTCAAAACAACATCGCTTACCCATGTGGGACTATGAAAATTGTATCTCTCCAAATTAACTTAAACCATGCTGCACCATTACATGGTAACATATAAGTTTCTAGAAGAGCTTAGCTGTGTCGAAGACCTCAATATGATGAGGAGCTTAGCTGTGTCGATGACCTCAATATGATGAGGCAATCGTAATTAATTTTTCATTACTTAATCTGATTGTTCATTTTTTATTAGTTATTCTAATTGTTGAATATTTGATAAAGAAATTCTTGTAAATTTTTTTTGAATCATTTCATTAATAAGTGCATATAATCTATGGAATCAGTAGAACAATTTATTTGTTTTACAATTTTGTATTTCTTTCACAGTTTCTACAAGTTTGCAGTCACCATGGATATTGTTGTTAATATTACGACTTTCGTTTTGTCTAATATGCATAGGATCTAGATTCAGGTTTAGGTTGCATTATTAATCAATCATTTCTTACAAATTTGTATTTTGTTGTGTCTAATAGGTTCGAGATTATAATTTAGGTTGAGCTTGTATTTTTTCGGCTGTCATTATTAGTTGTATATCTTAGTAATTAGTATAGtatctttgattttttatttaaaattttattttaatattagatgttaaaatatatattttgaatctAAATTTGATGTGGTATTAATAGTGGCCAAAtcaatatatacttatatatatgtacAATCTATGAGTGAAGAAAACATAGATAACTTTGAAGTATAAGTATCTTATTATTATAACTATTTCATTATTACAATATATTACTCATACACCTGAAGATTGTAACAAGAGATGTATCTATAAAACTCTTTAGCTTCTAGGATCTCATGACATGATTGCATGATTAAAATTTCAGTAAACTTAAATCAAATCAGGTCACTCCTAAAAATCTTTGATGTTTTGTCAATCTTCATTTATCATTTTCATATCCATGTGATGTCAATCAAACTCAAAAATCCAATCTCTCTAATAGATGTCTCAATATCACTCTTTTCTTTTAACCTATTGTAACTCACACATCACACCCTAATTTTGCCATGGAAATTATTAATTCCCCATTTGTGGAGGTTGGTCTAATCCTTATTCCTTTGAATTGGGTCCTATATTTTTGCATGTGTGATCTCTTCATTCAAAAATCatagttatattttttattaagggaaaatcaaattttgagggGGACACAAAACCTTGTACAAGAGGTTTTAAAGGGATCCAAAACCCTTGGTTTTTGTAGCAAACTAGAACCCTCCTTATATAATGTTACAACAAGATAAAACAAAGACAACTAGCAAGCAACCCACAACCAACCAATACAAACCAAAGCTTCAAAATACTAGCTATTAAAAATAAAAGATTGAACCCATCGAAACAAACTACTTAGGCAATCATGAGAaaagggtttctccaatctccctTAACCTTAACAATTGGTTTTAACAAGGCTCTCATAACCTTCACTTCTAGAGACAAAATGATAATACATAATAAACTAACTAGAATAACTAAAGCTGCAAAATAGCCAAGGGCATGATTAAGAACAGAAGATTTTGACAGGCTCTCCATACCAGCACAATGGATTttaaaatggctcccaaaaccatcctACAATAGTCAACAAAGGCCCCAAAATAGCAAGTCCTCGGCTCTCCTACAAAGCCCCTCTCTGCCTTAATAGAAGAGGTACCACCCCAATAGGGATTGTAGAGGAAGAAACCACCAATATAAAGAGCTACACTTGATCTAACCCCACATCGAAGTAACCAAAGATAAGATAAGCCCTCAAAAATTAGCTTCCAAACTCCACCACAAGGCAAACATCCACCTCCATATGGGATGCCACCACCTCTATAGGAACCAAAAAAGAggaataaaagataaaaaataaccAAACCCTATCCTTACCCACAAGAATATTCCCCACATCAATAGGAGAAGACTCCAGCTCCATAGGAATCACACAGAAATGGACAAAGGTAAGAGAAACACAAGCCCACTTGAGAACAAAGAAATCCTCTAACCACATGTTCCAACGAGACCGAGAATAGCCCCAAAACTAGAAGAAACCCTAAACCAAGGATCACATGTAGCCCTTGCCAACCCCCCATAGACTAAGGCCACCACAACAACAAAAACCGTCACAATGGCTACCATAGAAGCTCCAACCCCAAAAACCTTGGCACTGCACTAAAAGCCCCACATAGAAAAGAGGATCAACCCACTAGATAGAGGCATGACACTAGGAGCCAAGATAAAAGTagtggaaaaagagaaaggaaatgaTGAGAAAAAGACAACCACATCTCCCTTTACCAAGACTCTAGAACTAAGAGCTCTACAAGACACCAATGCCAAAGACTCCACACCAACCAAGTAGCCAAACTCCCATAGCAACTAGCCAAAAGCTAGAACTAACACTCAAAATGACCTGGAAGACATGCACACCTAGAAATAGAACACTCCAATAACTCTACCCCCATCACCATCTTCATCTCCCTCAAAATAACCTTTAGCTATAGCACTAGAAACCCTAGAAATATCATGCTCACCTCTCCTATCTTGCCTACCTCTCaccatttaaaatatattaaaaatcataTTTATGTTAATAAGTGATATGAGAGTGTTTTCTTTGGCATATATATTTCCCTTATGTTTGTCTCATAACTTCTACATTCAATCTAACCTCATCACTCAATGTTATGTTTCCTAGGCTACTTGATATATTAGTACTTGAAATGCACATGTACTTAGTGCTTATATTCGACAACTAGAATTTAATATAATCCTCAATGTTCATGTTTGTATGTTTAGCATGGTGTCTTATTTTGTCAATGACATGTCACAACTAGCACCAAGTGTCTAAATAAGTTGGTTTGTAATTACATTTTCATCAGTTTTCACCTATAACCATTAATCATAATATACATTTATAGCACTTACCATAACCCCTCTTGTGTTGTAATAAGATAGGTATTTAATTAAGCAATATGATATAGGGATTTAACAAGAGGTGTAACAGAAAAATCTTTGTAGTGTATTACATATTGTCACACAACCCTAGTTTCTTTCATACCAATATATGTGGCAATAGGGAATGCATAACCATAATTGCAACTTCTATGATTCTTGACAAAAAATCATGGAGATATGGAGTTACAAGAATGTGCATTATAAAATCTTTACTATACTATTAGAAAATAGATCCCTTCATTTATAATTTATATGTTTGAGTTTTAATTCCCAAATATACTAGAAACTTTATTGTACCCTAAAATTGATTTAGTTACCAACCCTTTAAATAAGAAACTAACTAGATCTACATTTCTTAGAGTTTGGAAACTCTTGGGAGACTCGTTCTAGAAAATCATTTAATATTCAAGGAAAAACATGATAGTATACTCACAATTGTCAATTATTTAACATTCACATCCCAAAATGTGTGAAAATCACTtacaaaaatcatttcatccattgCTCCTCTAGATCTAGCATGAAATTATGTGGGAAAACCTTAAAAATATATCACAAATAGAATCTAGCTATTGGTTAAGTGTATCAAGATCTATAATAGTAACCAAACAAATAATTACGGCAAAAAAATTCTTTATTCCTTTTGCTTCTTAAATATATTCCCTTTTGTCTCAAATATGTTTTTTGGGTGCCTACAAATTAAATTTGGTGATTGTAGAGCTTATCAACCACTAATAGTATCACAAGCATTTCTAGAGGGTATGTGGAATTTATTGGAAATACTTGGCATTATATTACAATTATTTTCCtttctaaaattaaaatatttattttatttacccTTACTTGatatgtcaaagatcttttcctttTGTGAACCATGTTATATTATTGGCATAATGGTGAACTTTTGAAATGTGTCACACTTTCGCTTGGTTTGAAAACTCATAGATCATGTAATACTTAAAACTTGGTCACTTTCTCCTCTATCCCTCTTTACtaaatttttttgtgatttaaaaagtttaaaaagcTATGAACTTGAAAATGCCCATTGACATTATCTTTAGGTTATAGCATTTGGCATTAATAGAATCATGTT is part of the Cryptomeria japonica chromosome 10, Sugi_1.0, whole genome shotgun sequence genome and harbors:
- the LOC131859661 gene encoding laccase-4-like is translated as MILAMQTFCGRLLLPLLALWFTVQFVSAKHTMITRRYNFTIQMTNVTRLCTTKALLTVNGQYPGPPVVAREGDRVVIKVTNNVKNNISIHWHGIRQLRSGWADGPAYVTQCPIQTGQSYVYKFIVKRQRGTLWWHAHISWLRASIHGPIIIYPKKNASYPFPRPHQEVPIVFGEWWNADTETVINQAMQSGAQANVSDAYTINGLPGLMYNCSTNDTFRLKVNPGKTYLLRIVNAALNSDLFFAIANHTLTVVEADAVYVKPFQTNVVLITPGQTTNVLLTAMSQPPNATFLMLAGPFATGTAAFDNSSSAGVLDYVTAANSSSSSLPMMKPTLPAPNDTSFAANFSQKMRSLGNPKFPAAAVPQKMDKQFLFTVGLGLNPCPQGQTCQGPNGTKFAASINNISFILPSTALLQAYYFNQSNGVYNTTFPDNPPFPFNYTGTPPNNTQTLNDTRVEVLPFNTSVQLVLQDTSIVTFESHPLHLHGFNFFIVGQGMGNYNASTDPSNFNLVDPPERNTVGVPSGGWVALRFLADNPGVWFMHCHLELHTSWGLKMAWVVLNGNGGRSQSLLPPPKDLPPC